The DNA sequence tattttggaacctgtgatgctTTTTTGGGGTTcgttgataaataaaaatgaaaaagaacagtatttattcaaaatagagatgttttctaacaatatcgATCTTTACCATCactgtttttaaatattgaccgcaagcttttgaacggtagtgtatattgttacaaaggttatattttaaataaatactgttcttatttaactttttattaattaaagaatcctgaaaaaattatgactggtttccaacattgctaataaatcagcattgcatgaaatgtattttaaagccATAAGTGACTTATTGCATAAgtataaaatagtaatgtacACAAACTTTtgacatataatttttttttttacatttgagcccctgcccctgaggaactctctgcacgtccctgTTCAGGTGCCACGGAACACGCGCTATTTTTTacggattaaaaataaaagagtaataaaaatacaaggTAAGATAGTAAATAAGTGTAGAATAGCACTGTCCGTTTGCTTATGTGCATCAATCCGAGTGTAAACAGTAGAGCTGGGAATCTTTAGGTACTTTGCGATCCGATCCGATGCTGTGACTCACGATCCGATTCCAAAACGATTcttcatatacatttttttgcaaatacgctaaatttacattttaaataaataaagagtttctatgctttttgtttatagttAGAATCTCTCTTTGACAGTATTCCCAACTTAAAAATGACGATGAAGATtacttttattgcttttattttaacaaagtaATGTACAGGATGAACAAGCTCTGAATTAAACATGGAAAGGCCATACAATTACTAAGAACAATTGTAAACAACAAACAGTTATCAATCCACAAATGAGtatgacaatttttttgtttatttagaacCTTTTAACAGCCGGTTGTTGCTCAAGGAATGCTCCATCTAGTGCTGAAGtcagatttcagtttgagaCACGGTGGATtgagttgtttttgtttctccTCCAACTGATGCTTTGCAGTTGTGCTGCGATGGAAAAAAAGTCATGATGCGCCTCACCCTCCCTAACAGCCTTGACACTGCCGGCAACTTTAGCGCTTGCTGAGAGGCCAAATTAAGTGTGTGCGCGTAACATCTCACATGTGGAAACTTGCCAAGCTGTGCTGCAACAGCCATATTAGAGGCATTGTCAGTCACTAAAACTAAGTctttctttgcaatttttcaaTCGTTTGCAACACTTTGCAGAAGTTCAGCAACATTGCAGTGTCACTGAAATAACATTGTGAGGGCACACTATATCTTGGCTCAAGCACCTGTAACACTGTGCAAAATCCTTGGTTATCCACGACCGAGTAAGGGTGCAAATCCTTGGCAATAAAACCTGCCACTGACCGGGTAATTCGCTTGGCCTTTTCAGAATTCGGTGGAAGCTTTGGTACTTGCTCGAGGGTCCTTTGAGTGAAACCGGCAGTGGGCGCAATCGGGACAGAAGGCTTTTCTGCAGCGCTGAGTGGAACCATGCTTCTTCATGTTAGTTGTGTTTACGAAATACTTAAATTTGGCATGACAGACTTTGCACACAGTATGGCTCTTATCAACGACCCCTTTCTCTTTGTCTTCACAAAATCCAAAATGTTGCCACACAGtcgatttcaaatttgatggtGCAGGTTGTAGTTTGTCCATTGTTCAAAAGAAGTGGCGTTGTGAAGTTTATGTTTCCGGCGCACACGTGCGATTTGACTTGAACATAGAATCGATTCTGAATCTTTGAGAATTTTTCCCACCCCTAGTAAACAGTGAGAGATTTTGAGGCAGGTGAAAAGCGTTTGGTTAacagcagtgttgggcagtaactagttacaagTAATTTAGTtcctgtaatattattacttttttttttttaagtagtgtaactaattacttataagatttcagtaataatattacagttaccatccataaaacagcttagttacttttgatgcttcaaccccgctgatttaaaatccaacaaatcaaataattcctagatttattttcataattgtcatgactcgcacatgcatgtgatgtcccagCAGgtaagcttggaatatggaaaagcttacattcagcagatagaaatattgcattatattgattttgtcaggaaaatcAATacactgttgtgtaagttgtggctgtactttactctggcattacatccctctgatcagcatgtggtacattataatactataattaaaaatctttatggaaaattaaacagtttcttacaaacttatgtGATTTGACAAAATACATTATGAATTATAATCGTATATGGGTAATGGAGAAATTACAATtggcttcaagctacacatgacaattaatgagattaatacaacacttctacttatTGTGGAAGATACAGAGTCACAACCTCTGTGGGGCgtgtaatgtaactagtagtgtaactaattactgttgccagaaagtaataagtaaagtaacaatactacttttgaaaggagtatctagtaatgagtaatatattacattatttgagtaactagcccaacactggttaacagtgaatattgacctatcgTGCATCCTGTTGCCAAGCCCCGCCTTCATGTAATGATTGACAGGAAAGGAGCGTGCTCGGGGCTcggaatgcattttcaaatccacaTTGACTTAAACTATATTCATTGCGgggtatttaatgaaaatgcaattgaaagtcatatatgtaagtgtcaatgcatttaagaaaaataaaagacatttaaaacaccagtttgctacccttttgctgcacctttggctcagaatgcattttgaaactctcattgcattttgctacaattatcaAGCGGTATCAcgatgaaaatgcaatcccCAATTGTGTCCTACccctaagtctaaatgcatttaagaaaaatagcatttaaatcCTAATTTTGCTACAGAttttgcttggacatgttaaacatatctaatcaatttgggtaatacattttcattttcatttataaagctttaaaatatgtttttaatttgcatattaaaactagtgtagaaaatggcaaatttaaatgatataattgaattttcattttcctttTGCACTAAATGCTGCACATATGaatgggaaaatgtaaatttaaatacagaaatacattgccattttgcatattacatttcaaattgaattttgctacacatatgcttccataTAAGTGTGGCCTCTGTCCGTAAATATcgatatatatttatttaatcatatatCATTTAACTCGTATGTACCATTTCAATAATattcaataataagaaattcAATAGGGCAGCTGAACTAACTTGCAAAATCTTTAATCACGTGATGTAAACATCCACTGCTGGACCAATCAGAGAGCTTCCTTCCTATTCAATAATATATTTGTTACACAAAGATATTAAACACGTTGTTACAATGATACTTTATATCTTCTTTATCTGTTTGGTCCAAAGTCGTTGAGTAGTTATACAGAAGGCTGTATTTCGCAAGTGTTCATCTCTCACCCTCAACTGATTCCAGcatttactattatctcacaTATTCGGTTATCAAAAGATCGCACACAAACGAACAGGCTATAAAACTGTGTTTTCGGTGAaggtatttctttattttaattaatttacattttatttcacgaAGTCGTGTTTGTTTGGCCCACATAACAGTGACATGGCTAGACCCTCAGTGAGTTTGTGCATGAACCCAGTGCAGTCTTCTCTAGCTGAAAGTATTTTTAAAGCGTGCTACACTTACGGTAGGGAGGAAGACAAGGCTCAAAATGAATCCGGGCTGTTGAAGATCAAACCGCGACGTGTGAGCTCTCATTCCTCACGGATCCTCTCAGGCAGCTCTGCGCATCCTTCCACTTCCGCAGTCGAGGGCGTGATCGAAGCAAAGCAGCGCGCGGCGAACCATTCTTTCAGCTCGCGCTTGCGTGCATTTTACGCATAAGTTTTTGAGCTACGACTGCaatgaaaacattacataaacatACAGCATGTAATAAACACGTAACagagttatattttatatacgtaattatttatatatatgtgcaaacaattactaataaaaaaggCGGCAGGAGTGTAAAAAAGTAGCATATTGGCTAACACCcatttaattttatacaacGCACTAGTAGcctatttacatgcatttattgTTATGAATTTACGAAAAGAAAAAGATAGGCTCAGAGCAAGACCGTAACCTATGGAGAGCATGGCTATTATAATAGTGGCAGCAACATTGCAAACCAGCTAACACTTCTAATTATCTAAACATAATATAGTTATCTAGTGCAATAGTTTGTGATAATACACGATTCATCAGTTATCTATTCTAGCCTCAACAAGACTGAAGTTAGCAGTTAATAAAGCCATTTGGCACCCGTTTATTTGGATTAAAACCTGTTTATTTgcaggaataattcacccaaaaacaaaaccCCTAATTTATGAGGTTGATGTTATTCTaaacatgtatgactttctttcttctgcataCAAAACATACAAGATGATCATTTTGAATTTGAGGAACATTGTACCCCATTGACATTATACAGATTCAAACATACAGAGAAAAAACACCAAtttatctttgtgtgtgtgtgttttgcagtagaaagaaaatcaaaatagtttgtcatgacactagtgagtaaattatgtaaatgtgaactACCCCCCACCCCCAAATCATTAGATTTCAAACAGGACTCAACAAGTCTTTGATATCTTTTAACATCGGGAAGAATCAAGTGTTTATTGTGCAGCATTTCCTTAACACAAGAATGTTGCAATACCTGCTGTTACAAAAAATGTTGCAAAGTAAATTAACAGAAAGACACAAAGATTATGTGTTATAACAGAACTGTGTAAAAGAAATTTCCCAACCTTCAACAAAACACAACCATATTGAAAAGAGTTTCTATTTAGCGGCCAACTTAGATTAATATATATtctagtttttctttttctcattttaggGAAATGAAGAAAACAGTAAAAGTGGTCTAAAATAGTCAATGCAGAAACACattaatagaaattaatttcaattcctagatattaatttcaaaataaggCACAATTTCAATAGTAAGAGGTAGAAATCTTGCAGTGAATTTGGCCTGACACAAAAGAACACATTTTAAAGGTAAACTGCTAGAAGTCGTCatcaatattactgtatatgaTTGTTTAACACTTCAAAACTCAGGTGCTTAAAGTTTACAAAAATAAGGCTTGTCATTATCCACACAAAGCCTATTGTCTgtcacaaattaaattaaagcacGTTTACAGTAGATCATTTCCCACCTCACAATCAAACTCTTCATCAGTTATCTACTCTAGCCTCAACAAGACTGAAGTTAGCAGTTAATAAAGCCATTTGGCAATAGATTTAGTGCATACTTTCCAAAAATGTGATGTATGGCAATGCAGTGCTTTTGAGAAATTACTAAATTGTGGTAATGTATTTGGCACAGAGAGTCTGTTCACTTTCTATTGTCTGCATATGAGGAATTTTGTTTTCGATTCTACTTTTAAGGCACGTCAGTTCTGTAGATTTTCCTACATTATGTGATTGTGCATTGAAGACATGGAATGAAGTAAATTCCATCCgtttcataaatgtaaaaactgcaGCTGGTGTTAAATCTGGTTTTCAGAATCTAATTTGGAGAAATTAGCGAGATAATTCTGCAGATGTGCAAGGAACTTTTACACTTAGGGTTACGTTTAGAATTTGCatccaaagaaaataaaaataaataactttttttcaaaCATGAAAAAACACACTAGCAAAGCACACCAATCCCAGGTCACAATTTAAACTCTTATGGAAAAGGAAATAGTGGAGCATATGAAACAGTCCACACAGGTGAGCCTCTCAGAAGCGTTAAAATGCCTTCGCCCTCAGTACGCGGGAGGCTGATACCCTCCCTGTCCCGCAGGACTGGCAGCAAATGGGGACTGCTGGTAACCCTCTGGAGCACCAGTATATGCTGAAGGGTACGGGGAAGTGTGGTCAGTGGTTGGATCATTGTAGCCTAGGCCAATCTCATCTATCCCTTGGCGGTATCGTTGTAATGCGAACACGGTAAGCGCAGCCTTGAGAAAAAAGCGTGAAACTTGTTTCAGTTTATCAAATATACAAGGAGACCATTAGGCAGAAACAGGAAGTGAGATGTGCTCACCCAGGTGGCAGTGGAGAAGAAGGAAAAGGCCACCACAGCTTGAGCTGCATCAGCTGGGACGGCTTTTTGATCAGTGTGAGACCACTGATTGGCTAGGACGCAGAAACACACAAACCACAAGAACGTCCAAACTCCTGATGAGAAAGCAGAGAGAAACAAAGGGTTTATtgacccaaaagtgaaaattctgtcatcatttactcaaccccaaacgacttttgtcttcaaaaacacaaatgaagatatttttaatatgagaAGAAACTTCCTGAGATGTTTCTGTCCCTCCACTGAAATTACATGcaacaaaaactttttcataAAGACAAACTAATCCATACAAATAATTTGTTGTAATGCGTGATGAATGCACATGTGATACCATATTTGATGCACACGTGTTGATCGTTAAAAGTCAAATAAACCCCTTAATTtgaatcttttcatcatataaagtgatcAAACCGCCCGTATGGCCTTTTTGGATCTGCTATGTTTTGGTTGTGCAAACTTTCAACGGATGGAAACCGCTCACCAAATAAAAATGGGTAAATAATGACTTTTCATCTTTGGGTGAGCACATGAGTAACAGAAATTATGGCTCTGTTTCAAACCATAACGAGCATTTAAGTCATCATAAGTGTGCTTCAGACATGAAGCTGGCAACCTTGCTTTGTCCACCAAGACATCTCTGCATGTATCCTTCATAGAGAAGTTAATGAGCTCCATTTAAAAAGAGTTAGCCTGTTAGacaattataaatatacttgtatttcattaaatacTGAAAagtattgataaaaaaaataaggccACTTTTTGTCATTGAGACACTATTTattatggtttaaaaaaaaaaaaaaagaaagaaaagactgTTTTACCCAATAgttgtgtgtactgtgtattttaATGCTCACTGGAGTATCGGGGTCATTCCTGTGTTCCCCAGATTTATATGGCACATGAGCAACGCATGCCTATGTTCACCAGGCTATAAAGTATGTTCTAATCACTCAAAGACCCAATTATCATGTggttttgaataaataagccaGCATTTATAGAGGGGTCTCTATCTGTGTTGTTCAGTTGAACTGTATTAAATTGTACTTAAATTGGGTTAGGGAAAATGTGTCTTGACCTTTTAAAAAGTTTACTTAATGTATGTTACCAGGCCATTGAACTGGGGAACAtagtactcttttttttttatgtgtattaTGTGCCATATATATCTGGAGAACATGGGACCTTGGGAACATAGGCATGCTCTGAGAGTATCatgttgttagcttagcaacatgctaacatcatggAAACTCAGCTGGAATCGACTGCAACTTTTTATTTCCTATGTAGAAATTGTTCCACATCACCCAGTTGTGAAGTCCCATTACAAATATGATGCCAACATTTTTGTCTTGGAACTGCCTGGTTGCTagtacttttttaaaatctggTTGCCCTAATAAGAGTTATGAACACCACAACTGTGCCAAACACAATCGAACCCAATTAGAACTTGCACTCTGATTACTTGAGCTCTTCTCACAACTTTGACATGGCACTGGAGATGTCCACATATAGTTGGCAAAAGTCATGGATGCCAGCTCTCAGTGAACATGAATTTAGGTCGCTTTGCCGTTGCATTCGCTGGCAGTGTGAACTGAGCTTTCGATGCTCACTAGGTTTTAGATCCAAGCAAATACGGGGCTTTTAGACACTGTACTATAAATAGATGCATTCTGCAATTAAACTTAAAGTGactgataaaaacaaaaatctgtaaTAATCCTTACCAGAGAAACAAAGATCACCCAGCACAATGCGTTTTCGGTCATTGGCATTGCTGATCTGGGGGAAGTAGGCATCCAGCACAATTAAAACAACACAGGCCAGGAAAGCAAAAATTCCAACAACAAGTCCATAGTTGCAAGCACTATCATTCTGATTGAACATGCATTTAGTGACGTCCTGATGCTTTTCATTTATGTAGCCTTCAGAAATGATGGTAGCAAACACCACAATGGCGAAGAGCTGTGTTGGAAAGAAACAGAATTAGTGACAACAGCAGAATCTCTTTAATAATGCATCATTCACAGTtgtaatcacacacacactcaccaaaGAAACTACTATTGAGAGCGTTTTCAGAGAACAGTGTCATGTTTGAATGGGAGGCGTGACGCT is a window from the Onychostoma macrolepis isolate SWU-2019 chromosome 03, ASM1243209v1, whole genome shotgun sequence genome containing:
- the syngr2a gene encoding synaptogyrin-2a, producing METSAYGASLAGGAFDFWSFIKRPQTITRLFSWLFAIVVFATIISEGYINEKHQDVTKCMFNQNDSACNYGLVVGIFAFLACVVLIVLDAYFPQISNANDRKRIVLGDLCFSGVWTFLWFVCFCVLANQWSHTDQKAVPADAAQAVVAFSFFSTATWAALTVFALQRYRQGIDEIGLGYNDPTTDHTSPYPSAYTGAPEGYQQSPFAASPAGQGGYQPPAY